Genomic DNA from Triticum dicoccoides isolate Atlit2015 ecotype Zavitan chromosome 4B, WEW_v2.0, whole genome shotgun sequence:
TGAACTGTGGCGGTGTTCGCTCTCTGTATGATGTATTAAGAGCCGACTTAGCTGAGCTTACTTTTCTGTTGTGCAAGTTGTACAAGTTTTGAGCCAATTTTGCCGAGTGTACTGTGAAAGCATCTCCTCTGTACAATATGATGCGCAAATTATCATCAGTTCATCGGTTCATCTTTTATTGCCATAATACAATATGATGCGCATGGAGCTATTATCCTTTGCTCCTTGTGATTCTTGCCACACTGAACTGTTGAGTAACCTTCGTGAAGTAACCACATGAACCGTTGAAAATTCACAATGACAATTGCAGTTCCATCTTATTTGAAGTTGCTGGGACATTGCAGTTCCACATGAACCCAAGCTCAAGCAGCAAGATCAATCACATGAAGATTACTCCTACGTGCCAATGTGAGTTAACCTGGGTAAGACGATCACCGTGTAGAAGGAAAATAGTAAAATAGTAAGTTTCAGTTAACTTGGGTGAAGCCTAAAGATAATAGATGCActttttttcttcttgttttccaCTGTATCCATCACATATCCACGGTGGAGGCAACgtaaaaaaaaaaaaagaaacatgGATAGAACTGATCAGTTCACAAAATACATGATCAAAACTGTGTAATCATCATTCGATTATGTATGTTTGGTATAATGTACAGAAGATGTGTGGAGTAACAAGGCTTGAGGGTTGAGAAGCATCTAGGAGCTAAGGATGTTCAGGAGTGAAACCCTGCTCTGGATCAGCCTCCTGAACAGGGACTCAACGCCGTTCTCGAGACCCGCCACGCCGTTCGCCTCGCAGACAACCCTCTTCTTCTGGAACCTCTGTGAGACCAGCGACCATCTGCTTCCACTGGCAACCCCAATTTGCTTCAGTAGGAGGGGCGACGCGGATTCAAGCAGAGAGACCGCCATGCCTCTTGCTTCTGCCAGTAGCCTGACCGTCCCGCAGCCTTGGGCGGTAGCCTTGCcgcttgtgatcttcttgaaaggcTTCTGCGCCTTCTTCGCGAGGCGAACGAAGGACTCGATCTTGAGCTGAACAGCCGCGGCATCTCCCCTCTTGAGGGCGAGCTGCAGGTCCTGGATGCTCGCCTTCAGCTCTGCCAGGCTCTCCTGCATGGCATTGCAGAGATCCACCAGGACAAGTGACCTGTCAAGCTCCTCCTCGACCATCTTCCTCTGCAGGGGCAGGGAGAGGCCGATTTGGTTGCTGGGCAGGCTCATGATCTCTTCTACGGAGCTGTAGATGTCTCCGAGCCTCCTCAGACCGCTGCACATCGTGCCGATGGTCGCGGAAGGCGAGGAGATGCATGTCTGCAGGCCCTGCAGCTCCACCTCCACTTTGGATTCGGTGGAGTGGGGGATGAAAGGCAGACTCGCAGATCTTTGATGGCAGGCCATGTTTCTAATGGATGAACTGAGCTGATGATGTGTTGTTTCTGTTTGTAATGATGGAAGAGAAAGTGAAGAGCATATGTGCTTTGTTGGTGCTGAGACCTTTGCAGCGCGCTCTATTTATAGTCGAGAACCAAAAGGAATTGGTAACGGAGCAAGTTCTCCGCTGCAGCTTAATCATCTGCCGCCAAGGCGAAACTGATGCTCTCTTATTTTGGTTAGTGCAACTGACATCAATGAGTGAGATGCAGAGCGTGTACATGTCTCGTCTATAGATGGCAAAGCATCCGCACGAGTGGTTCGTCTCATCATCCAGATTGGCGAAATACCTTCTGGCAATTTGGTTGTCAACGTGTGATGGTTGCACCCGCACCTCAACCCTCGTGCAGCAGGACTGTTGCCTTCTTGGCATGTCTGCTAATTGCATCATGGTCCACCACACATGCGCTATAATTCTTAGTAGACTAAAATATGACATTTATGaaatagctctcataagatatgttACTCTAGTTCGAAGGGAGCACTGGAAAACATAACAGGAGCACGAGCTCATCGGATCTTGGCTCTTGGGAACTATGGAAGGCCATGAATCTAGGTGCAGTAATGTAGAAAGTAATAACATGGGATCTTGACATGGACTCTGACTGCACCCTATTTTCACTGAGAAGAGAATATATAACAAGTTTGATTGGATAAATTAGCGCTCTATCGCTGAGCTCCAACAACTGTTACAACCCCACGAGTAGTACTTCATAATAATATGATAATGAGATACATGTATGCATGTAATTGGTATTGCCTATTTGTCATGTTTCGGTTAttcaagaaaaagaaataaaatgcaCGAGGGAGAAAGATTCATGGAAGCATAGGATGCATCAGATTATATCTCATATGGCTAGTGCACCTAATATGCTAACAGCTTTATTGAGAAAACAAGTTGTTAAGAGAGGGGGAAGAGCTGACTTTACCTACAGAAACACGCTCGGTCATGATACTGTCCAGGCCACATCTAGATGAGCATGAACTCAACACCTCGTGGAGAATTGCTGTCTTGTTTCATAAACCTGCAACAAGATCCGCCGCACAACAGAAAGATCAGCATTATTCTTGACCAGCCCAAGAAGAAACAAGACAGCAATTCTCCACGAGATAACTTCACGTGCAATAGAATATGAGCTGAGGTAGTGCTTATTTTTGCCTCTCTTAGATGATCTAAATAAACATAATGCATATATACAATAGATTCTGCATATTCAGCCTTTTTTTTTGTTTCCTACTGTATCCATCACATACACAAAAGAAAGATAATCCACGGTATGGACATGGTTGAAGCATCGTAAACAAGAAAGAAACATGGATAGAAGTGATCAGTTGACAAAATACATGATCAAAACTGTGTAATCATCATTCGATTGTATGTATGTTTGGTAATTGGTATAATGTACAAAAGATGGGTAGAGTAACAAGGCTTGAGAGTTGAGAAGCATCTAGGAGCTAAGGATGTTCAGGAGTGAAACCCTGCTCTGGATCAACCTCCTGAACAGGGACTCTACGCCGTTCTCAAGGTCAGCCACGCCACGCTCCAGCGCTTGCAGCTGCGCCGCCTCGCAGACAACCCTCTTCTTCTGGAACCTCTGTGAGACCAGCGACCATCTGCTTCCACTGGCAACCCCAGCTTGCTTCAGTAGGAGGCATGACGCGGATTCAAGCAGACAGACCGCCATGTCTCTTGCCTCTACCAGTAGCCTGACCGTCCCGCAGCCTTGGGCGGTAGCCTTGCcgcttgtgatcttcttgaaaggcTTCTGTGCCTTCTTCGCGAGGCGAACGAAGGACTCGGTCTTGATCTGAACAGCCGCGCCATCTCCTCTCTTGAGGGCGAGCTGCAGGTCCTGGATGCTCACCTTCAGCTCTGCCAGGCTCTCCTGCATGGCATTGCAGAGATCCACCAGGACAAGTGACCTGTCAAGCTCTTCCTCGATCATCTTCCTTTGCAAGGGGACTCGGTTGCTGGGCAGGCTCATGATCTCTTCTATGGAGCTGTAGATGTCTCCGAGACTCCTCAGACCGCCGCACATTGTGTCGATGGTCGCGGAAGGCGAGGATATGCGTGTCTGCAGGCCCTGCAGTTCCACCTCCACTTTTGATTCGGTGGAGTGAGGGATAGAAGGCAGACTTGCAGATCTTTGATGGCAGGCCATGTTTCTAATGGATGAACTCAACTGATGATGTACTATTTCTGTTTGTGGTGATGGAAGAGAGAATGAAGGGCAGATGCGCTTAATTTGTTGGTGCTGAGAACTTTGCAGCGCGCTCTATTTATAGTTGAGAACCAAAAGGAAATAATCGAGCAAGTTCTCTGCTGCGGCCTAATCATCGGCTGCCTAGGCAAAACGGGTGCTCTCTTATTTTGGTTAGTGCAACTGACATCAATGAGTGAGAATGAGAGCGTGTGCATGTTTCGTCTATAGATGGCAAAGTATCCGCACGAGTGATTCGTCTCATAATCGAGATTGGCAAATACCTTCTGGCAATTTGGTTGTCAACGTGTGATGGTTGCACCCGCACCTCAACCCTCGTGCAGAACTGTTGCCTTCTTGGCATGTCTCTGCTAATTGCATCATGGTCCACCACACATGCACCAGAATTCTTAACAGACGCTTCAAATCTTTATATCATGGCCAAATTCGAATCAAACTAGAATAGCTATAATTCTGTATTTCATAAATGCCATAGTATTTCAATGTTGGAAAACATAACAAGGGCATCAGCTCAGCAGATCTTAACATGGGAACTATAGAAGGCCATGAATCTAGGTGCGGTAACGTAGAAAGTACTCCCTTTACAGAAGGAGTAATAAAAAATATTCTGTCTTAAACACACACAGTGACACTGACTGCGCCCATTTTCACTGAGAAGAGAATATATAGAACAAGTTTGACAGGATAAATTACCGGTCTATCGCTTACTGCAGGTTGCTGGTTTAACCTGATAGTACGCGCAATCTTCAGGAGTACTTCATAATATAGGATAATGAGATACATGTATGTATGTATTTAATTAGTAT
This window encodes:
- the LOC119295424 gene encoding uncharacterized protein LOC119295424, whose translation is MACHQRSASLPSIPHSTESKVEVELQGLQTRISSPSATIDTMCGGLRSLGDIYSSIEEIMSLPSNRVPLQRKMIEEELDRSLVLVDLCNAMQESLAELKVSIQDLQLALKRGDGAAVQIKTESFVRLAKKAQKPFKKITSGKATAQGCGTVRLLVEARDMAVCLLESASCLLLKQAGVASGSRWSLVSQRFQKKRVVCEAAQLQALERGVADLENGVESLFRRLIQSRVSLLNILSS